From a region of the Paenibacillus segetis genome:
- a CDS encoding glycine betaine ABC transporter substrate-binding protein, translating to MTPKIPLADWIDWIVAWMENHLGGMFDAISVVIENIVTFFSWIFLLPHPLLFIAIIGIIAYAIGRLPLMFFTVIGFLLIDNFGYWPHTMNTLGLVITSGLISILFGIPIGIWSAYSKTVHRIVSPILDFMQTMPAFVYLLPAVTFFSLGVVPGVIASVIFAIPPTIRMTYLGIKQVPEELSEASDAFGSTSWQKLFKVELPLAKPTIMAGINQTIMLSLSMVVIASMIGAQGIGAEVYRAVTQLKIGQGFEAGLAVVVLAIVLDRFTQSLLRPNRRKVAPAAVKSSRRKWIIPAALVIVIVLGGIMQAILQPNEETNSSGTQNEQAVGRLFDYKIIGIDPGAGIMKSTAQAIQDYDLEGWNLIEGSSAAMTATLDKAIREEQPIVLTGWTPHWMFNKYDLKYLEDPLKTYGDAEEIHTIARLGLADDQPSAYEFLKRFHWSSDEMGEIMTSMQNGQAPNKAAAEWAAAHKDRIEEWTKGIQPVTGDKLTLGYVAWDSEIASTHLLQYILENKLGYKVTALQVEAGPMWTGVAGGDIDATVAVWLPLTFADYWAKYQDMVEDLGANMTGVRTGLVVPSYVDIDSIEDLKK from the coding sequence ATGACCCCGAAAATTCCGCTCGCTGACTGGATCGATTGGATTGTTGCTTGGATGGAGAATCATCTAGGTGGCATGTTTGATGCTATATCCGTAGTTATTGAGAACATTGTAACCTTCTTCTCATGGATATTCCTCCTACCTCACCCATTACTCTTCATCGCGATTATCGGCATCATAGCCTACGCTATCGGTCGTCTTCCATTGATGTTCTTCACCGTCATTGGCTTTCTACTCATAGATAACTTTGGCTACTGGCCTCATACGATGAATACGTTGGGTCTTGTTATCACTTCAGGGCTTATCTCCATCCTGTTTGGGATTCCAATCGGAATCTGGAGTGCTTACAGTAAAACCGTTCACCGTATCGTCTCGCCGATACTCGATTTCATGCAGACGATGCCGGCTTTCGTCTATCTGTTGCCTGCTGTTACCTTCTTTAGCCTAGGCGTTGTACCAGGCGTTATCGCATCCGTAATCTTTGCGATTCCACCAACGATTCGCATGACCTATCTCGGTATCAAGCAAGTACCAGAAGAGTTGAGCGAAGCGTCCGATGCCTTCGGTTCAACCTCATGGCAGAAGTTATTCAAGGTAGAATTGCCTCTTGCCAAGCCAACGATAATGGCTGGAATTAACCAGACCATTATGTTATCTCTGTCAATGGTTGTTATAGCCTCCATGATTGGTGCACAAGGTATAGGCGCTGAGGTATATCGTGCTGTAACACAATTAAAAATAGGACAAGGCTTCGAAGCAGGGCTCGCTGTCGTTGTGTTGGCAATCGTTCTTGACCGTTTCACACAGAGTCTGCTGAGACCAAATCGTAGAAAAGTTGCCCCTGCTGCAGTAAAAAGCTCACGCCGAAAATGGATTATTCCTGCTGCATTGGTGATCGTCATTGTACTTGGCGGAATCATGCAAGCTATACTACAACCGAATGAAGAAACAAACTCTTCTGGAACCCAGAACGAGCAAGCTGTCGGTCGCCTCTTCGATTACAAAATTATTGGAATCGATCCTGGTGCCGGTATTATGAAATCTACTGCACAAGCTATTCAAGATTATGACCTTGAAGGCTGGAATCTAATTGAAGGCTCTAGTGCGGCTATGACCGCTACGTTGGACAAAGCCATTCGTGAAGAACAACCGATTGTCTTAACTGGCTGGACACCACACTGGATGTTTAACAAATATGATCTTAAATACTTAGAGGATCCTCTAAAAACATACGGTGATGCAGAAGAAATACACACGATCGCTCGCCTTGGACTCGCTGATGATCAACCTTCAGCCTATGAATTTCTGAAGCGATTCCATTGGTCATCTGATGAAATGGGCGAAATCATGACTTCAATGCAAAATGGACAGGCACCTAATAAAGCCGCTGCGGAGTGGGCAGCGGCTCATAAAGACCGTATAGAGGAATGGACAAAGGGCATACAACCTGTCACGGGTGATAAGCTTACTCTAGGTTACGTGGCTTGGGATTCAGAGATTGCCAGCACTCACTTACTCCAGTACATTCTTGAAAATAAGCTAGGCTACAAAGTAACCGCGCTTCAAGTAGAAGCTGGCCCAATGTGGACTGGTGTTGCTGGTGGTGATATCGATGCTACTGTTGCAGTTTGGCTGCCTTTAACCTTCGCCGACTATTGGGCGAAATATCAAGATATGGTGGAAGACCTTGGTGCGAACATGACAGGTGTCAGAACAGGGTTAGTTGTACCTTCCTATGTAGATATCGACTCAATCGAAGATTTGAAGAAGTAA
- a CDS encoding response regulator — MLRVLIVDDEPIVRIALREIIRWDSYGCEIAGEASNGREALRMIGNNNIDLVLVDMQMPIMTGIEFIKELRDTPDGTKIGVIVLSAYRNYEYVRESFLYGVYDYIIKDDLEEEKVGTVIEKAVTMLLERMNESERKESEARSVLQQLKDQRFMEGVRKESGNVRNIRRSPHGEQELEIWNKGLPSYRHIVGSLLIDRSYKESFEDQGQKQRFVMHTVRQVIEGYGYEAVMNMAGPLEYALLILIPRHVSGLAARELLHEIITKAMSHLEQYVNVRGCIGVAEPCEDSGLWGARYEQAFVLAQYRFFNGGGRAYFPEDAAGPSQELRNQHGSNSGSVSAFIQALARDDDQWRKELNILLSHFSLHRKATIDQVLEPYRSLILEMNTLLYSKGIPWSNIKGVEFSASQLLSKIDSLQEVNRNMVEIAEKVAATVFAAKYELDSAERPVEKVRRWIQIHYHEPISLTLASEEAGISETYLSKLFSKEMGETFVEYVTRIRIEKAIGMMYSGMKLYEIGEKVGYPNQGHFTKVFKKVTGLAPAEYREQLHQEVEER; from the coding sequence GTGTTAAGAGTACTCATTGTGGACGATGAACCCATCGTAAGGATTGCACTTCGGGAGATTATTAGATGGGACAGCTACGGATGTGAGATAGCCGGGGAAGCCTCCAATGGTCGAGAAGCGCTTCGAATGATAGGGAACAATAATATAGATTTGGTATTGGTAGATATGCAGATGCCCATTATGACCGGGATTGAATTCATTAAAGAGCTTCGTGACACACCGGATGGTACCAAAATAGGGGTGATTGTACTCAGCGCCTACCGTAATTATGAATACGTGCGTGAATCCTTTTTGTACGGCGTTTACGATTACATTATCAAGGATGATTTAGAGGAAGAAAAAGTTGGGACTGTCATAGAGAAGGCAGTGACAATGTTGCTTGAAAGAATGAATGAAAGTGAACGTAAAGAGAGCGAAGCACGATCCGTGCTGCAACAATTAAAGGATCAACGGTTCATGGAAGGGGTAAGAAAAGAATCAGGTAACGTTAGGAATATACGGCGTTCGCCTCATGGTGAACAGGAACTGGAGATTTGGAACAAGGGGTTACCAAGCTATCGTCATATCGTCGGATCTCTATTGATTGATCGAAGCTATAAGGAGTCTTTTGAAGATCAAGGACAGAAGCAACGATTCGTCATGCACACCGTTAGACAAGTTATTGAGGGATATGGTTATGAAGCGGTAATGAATATGGCTGGCCCATTAGAGTATGCTTTGCTTATCTTAATTCCTAGGCATGTGAGCGGCTTAGCTGCTAGAGAGCTGCTACATGAGATCATAACTAAAGCGATGAGTCACTTGGAGCAATACGTAAATGTCCGTGGGTGTATTGGGGTTGCTGAGCCCTGCGAAGATAGCGGGTTATGGGGAGCAAGATATGAACAAGCATTTGTATTGGCTCAGTATCGTTTTTTCAACGGGGGTGGGAGGGCATATTTCCCCGAGGATGCTGCGGGACCTTCTCAGGAGTTGCGGAATCAGCACGGATCTAATTCTGGGAGTGTTTCGGCATTTATTCAAGCACTTGCTCGTGATGATGATCAATGGAGAAAAGAATTGAATATCCTACTGAGCCATTTCTCGCTTCATCGTAAAGCAACGATTGATCAGGTTCTAGAGCCTTACCGTTCGTTGATTCTGGAGATGAACACCCTGTTATATAGCAAAGGAATTCCTTGGTCCAATATAAAAGGAGTAGAATTCTCAGCCTCGCAGCTGTTAAGTAAGATCGATTCTTTGCAAGAAGTGAATAGGAATATGGTGGAGATTGCTGAAAAAGTGGCTGCTACAGTATTTGCTGCAAAGTATGAGTTAGATTCTGCCGAGCGTCCAGTTGAAAAGGTTAGGAGATGGATTCAGATTCATTATCATGAGCCTATTTCCCTAACATTAGCAAGCGAAGAAGCGGGGATTAGCGAGACTTATCTTAGTAAATTATTTTCCAAAGAAATGGGCGAGACTTTCGTTGAATATGTTACCCGTATCCGAATTGAGAAGGCGATCGGGATGATGTATAGCGGGATGAAGCTCTATGAGATTGGAGAAAAGGTGGGGTATCCCAATCAAGGGCATTTTACCAAAGTATTCAAAAAGGTAACAGGCCTTGCTCCTGCAGAATATCGGGAACAGCTACATCAAGAAGTTGAAGAGAGATGA
- a CDS encoding carbohydrate ABC transporter permease, translating into MKNIMPSSLVSYRTSQRLNSFLLYLLFAIISLIVLFPVLINIFTAFKTGPELMKNSPLALPDAWQFTNIKTAFKMGNMLVGFKNTAILVIVSVLLNTVLGSMTAYTLNRFQFGAKKIIMAMFTVAMVIPFYTTEVSRFQIIKSLGLYDSMSAPLLIYAGTDLLQIFIYLQFIEKISNQLDESAMIDGASYFKIFFRIIFPLLIPASATLAIIKAVDIMNDMYIPYLYMPSKELHTLSTALMTFVGQRASDYGLLSAAILIVLLPTIIIYLLLQKFIFSGITEGAIKG; encoded by the coding sequence ATGAAAAACATCATGCCCAGCTCCCTAGTCAGCTATCGAACAAGTCAACGTTTGAATTCATTCCTGCTTTATCTACTATTTGCAATAATTAGTCTGATCGTATTGTTTCCAGTATTAATAAATATCTTTACGGCATTTAAGACCGGGCCGGAGTTGATGAAGAATTCTCCTCTAGCGCTTCCGGATGCGTGGCAGTTTACGAATATAAAGACAGCATTTAAGATGGGAAATATGTTAGTAGGTTTTAAAAATACAGCAATTCTTGTTATTGTCAGCGTCTTGCTGAACACGGTGTTAGGCTCCATGACGGCATATACGTTGAATCGGTTTCAATTTGGAGCCAAAAAAATCATTATGGCAATGTTCACCGTGGCAATGGTTATACCTTTCTATACAACCGAGGTATCCAGATTTCAGATTATCAAATCGCTGGGGTTATACGACAGTATGTCTGCTCCACTACTGATCTATGCAGGTACGGATTTACTTCAAATTTTCATCTACCTACAGTTTATTGAGAAAATATCGAATCAGCTTGACGAAAGTGCAATGATTGACGGAGCCTCTTATTTTAAAATATTCTTCCGGATTATCTTCCCATTGCTGATTCCTGCCTCGGCCACATTAGCTATTATTAAGGCAGTAGATATTATGAATGACATGTACATTCCATATTTATATATGCCGTCCAAGGAACTGCATACCCTCTCGACAGCATTAATGACCTTCGTTGGTCAGAGGGCTTCTGATTATGGTCTATTATCTGCAGCCATTCTGATCGTCTTACTCCCAACTATCATTATTTATCTGCTCTTGCAAAAGTTTATTTTCTCTGGGATTACTGAGGGAGCTATTAAAGGATAA
- a CDS encoding ABC transporter substrate-binding protein: MRKGKLGIWIAVTALLLSVLSGCSGGGSNKGDNAQGSGSESKTDSSAKAVTLKMVMWDSNNDFITFLNDKVKEYTQVKPNVTIELESFKSDSDYLQAVKVRAGGNALPDIIELKPNWLSDFKEQLMPLDGLGFVSGNKYADKYKVDGKILAVPSVSFPELVYYHPSVFKELNLEVPTTWPQFIDVLNKIKDNGTYIPYAMGGKDAWPDYPFNEFLPHILSDDENYLSAMAEQDAPFAKGTAFYEGFSQIAQLYDAKVMGPDPLGVGWDQATDLFVSKQAAVVASGLWFVPTYVSKTGSSDDLAAFPMPYRQNEDTPLKLMTFTDHFYGISSSTKYADEAKAFMEWFYSPEVYQDYIDHAQLGSAYEGIDANVPFLQDFYNNNKNEPFLYIPGNAAYTDLANAIQLDVKALGQEMMAGKTVDEISTDLNGKWSKAKSGK, translated from the coding sequence ATGAGAAAAGGAAAGTTGGGAATATGGATTGCAGTAACAGCTTTACTGTTATCGGTTCTAAGCGGTTGCTCAGGTGGAGGCAGTAATAAAGGGGATAATGCACAGGGAAGTGGAAGCGAGAGTAAGACAGATAGCTCAGCTAAGGCTGTAACGCTCAAAATGGTGATGTGGGATTCAAATAATGACTTTATCACATTTTTGAATGATAAGGTGAAGGAATACACCCAGGTTAAACCCAATGTGACGATTGAGTTAGAGTCTTTCAAGAGTGATTCTGATTATTTGCAGGCGGTCAAAGTTCGTGCCGGTGGTAATGCGTTACCAGACATCATCGAACTGAAGCCGAACTGGCTGAGTGATTTCAAGGAACAATTAATGCCGCTAGATGGTCTAGGCTTTGTAAGTGGTAATAAATACGCTGATAAATACAAAGTGGATGGTAAAATATTAGCTGTCCCTTCCGTGTCCTTCCCGGAACTTGTCTATTATCATCCTAGTGTGTTCAAAGAGTTAAATCTTGAAGTGCCAACAACATGGCCACAATTCATTGATGTATTGAACAAAATCAAAGACAATGGCACTTATATACCGTACGCGATGGGCGGCAAAGACGCATGGCCAGATTATCCGTTCAACGAATTTTTGCCTCATATTCTATCGGATGACGAGAATTATTTAAGTGCTATGGCTGAACAAGACGCACCTTTTGCAAAGGGGACCGCTTTTTATGAAGGGTTTAGTCAGATTGCACAGCTGTATGATGCAAAAGTAATGGGGCCGGATCCACTTGGCGTGGGCTGGGATCAAGCGACGGATCTATTCGTATCCAAACAAGCAGCGGTTGTAGCCTCCGGACTGTGGTTTGTACCGACTTACGTATCGAAGACAGGAAGTAGTGATGATTTGGCGGCTTTCCCGATGCCATATCGTCAGAATGAAGATACGCCATTGAAGCTTATGACCTTTACGGATCATTTCTATGGCATTAGTTCTTCAACTAAATATGCCGATGAAGCAAAAGCATTCATGGAATGGTTCTATTCCCCTGAGGTATATCAAGATTATATCGATCATGCTCAATTGGGTTCTGCTTACGAGGGAATTGATGCTAATGTACCATTCCTGCAAGATTTTTATAATAACAACAAGAATGAACCATTCCTCTATATTCCAGGTAATGCAGCTTACACAGATTTGGCGAATGCCATTCAATTGGATGTAAAGGCGTTAGGTCAAGAAATGATGGCAGGTAAGACGGTGGATGAGATTAGTACCGATTTGAATGGAAAATGGTCCAAGGCAAAGAGCGGTAAGTAG
- a CDS encoding carbohydrate ABC transporter permease, with protein sequence MRYTVQKRLVIFSFLCIPVGLLVLFLLYPTVKLFQFSFTNWNGISESFEYTGLKNYITAFQTPEVWTALGNNFLYFILHVIFIPLEVMVAVFLNNKIKGSNFFRSIVFMPYILNGVAVAYIFSYMYNPINGPLNALLGDMNLEFLIRNWLSDSSVVNYSLVAVSLWRFSGFHVILFLAGLQSVPADLYEAATIDGASAFQKFRYITAPGISRVIEIVLFLNVRGALQVFDIPFLMTQGGPGTASTTFTVYTIQTAFKYNNYGLASTLAVILMTIIIVFSMLQSKLFKGRDE encoded by the coding sequence ATGAGATATACTGTCCAGAAGCGGCTTGTTATTTTCTCATTTCTTTGTATTCCAGTAGGTTTGCTTGTATTATTTCTACTCTATCCAACAGTTAAATTATTTCAATTTAGCTTCACCAATTGGAATGGTATTTCTGAAAGCTTCGAATATACAGGACTGAAAAATTATATTACAGCTTTTCAAACTCCAGAGGTATGGACAGCATTAGGCAATAACTTTCTATACTTTATTCTTCATGTGATCTTTATCCCTCTTGAAGTTATGGTAGCGGTATTTCTTAACAATAAAATCAAAGGTAGTAACTTTTTTCGATCGATCGTATTTATGCCTTACATTCTTAATGGTGTAGCTGTAGCTTATATTTTTAGCTATATGTACAATCCGATCAATGGTCCGTTAAATGCACTACTAGGAGATATGAATCTTGAATTTCTCATACGCAACTGGCTCAGCGATTCCAGTGTGGTTAACTATTCTTTGGTCGCTGTGTCATTATGGAGATTTAGTGGATTTCACGTTATTTTGTTCTTGGCAGGTCTGCAATCTGTCCCAGCTGATTTGTATGAAGCAGCAACCATTGATGGAGCAAGTGCATTTCAGAAGTTCCGATACATTACGGCACCAGGTATTAGCCGGGTGATCGAGATTGTCCTCTTCCTCAATGTAAGAGGGGCTTTGCAAGTCTTTGACATTCCATTCCTTATGACCCAAGGTGGACCAGGTACGGCGAGTACTACCTTTACGGTGTATACCATCCAGACTGCATTTAAATATAACAATTACGGATTGGCTTCGACATTAGCGGTCATTTTGATGACAATTATTATTGTGTTCAGTATGTTACAGAGTAAATTGTTTAAGGGGAGGGACGAATAA
- a CDS encoding quaternary amine ABC transporter ATP-binding protein has translation MTNTIIEVRNVTKLFGPNTESGLQLLEQGYNKEKLASKGITVGVNKVSLDIREGEIFVIMGLSGSGKSTLVRMLNRLIDPTSGEVLIHGKDLMKMNKSQLRKVRQKSISMVFQKFALFPHRTVLENVEYGLEIQKVEAEARREKALQALELVGLKGWGDKLPDELSGGMQQRVGLARALANDPEVLLMDEAFSALDPLIRRDMQDELLELQDKMKKTIIFITHDLDEALRIGDRIALMKDGSLVQIGTPEEMLTQPANRYVERFIEDVDLSKVLTAAHVMRRPETTTLDRGPRVALELMRELGISNLFVINRSKVLLGVITAEDASAAAKSGKSISDILITDVPRVEPDMLLGDMFELTSSAKVPVSVVDNQGKLLGVIVRGALLGALAGNVNQSEGGEPK, from the coding sequence TTGACAAATACTATTATAGAAGTCCGAAACGTAACCAAATTGTTCGGCCCGAATACGGAATCAGGTCTTCAACTTTTAGAACAAGGCTATAACAAAGAGAAACTGGCCAGTAAAGGTATCACGGTTGGTGTGAATAAGGTCAGTCTCGATATCCGTGAGGGTGAGATTTTTGTCATTATGGGACTGTCCGGTAGCGGTAAGTCTACATTAGTTCGAATGCTCAATCGATTGATTGATCCGACTTCAGGTGAGGTTTTGATTCACGGGAAGGATCTAATGAAGATGAACAAATCGCAGCTTAGGAAAGTACGGCAGAAAAGTATCAGTATGGTATTCCAAAAGTTCGCGCTCTTTCCTCATCGAACCGTACTTGAGAATGTAGAATACGGATTGGAAATACAGAAGGTTGAAGCAGAAGCTCGCCGGGAAAAAGCCTTGCAAGCCCTGGAATTAGTAGGCCTTAAAGGCTGGGGAGATAAATTGCCAGATGAACTCAGTGGTGGTATGCAACAGCGTGTAGGACTAGCCCGCGCTTTAGCTAACGATCCTGAGGTACTACTTATGGATGAAGCGTTTAGCGCACTCGATCCGCTGATTCGCCGTGATATGCAGGACGAGTTACTTGAATTGCAAGATAAGATGAAAAAGACAATTATTTTCATCACCCATGATCTTGATGAAGCGCTTCGGATCGGAGATCGGATTGCCTTAATGAAGGACGGCTCTTTGGTCCAAATTGGAACACCAGAAGAAATGCTTACCCAACCAGCCAATCGCTATGTGGAACGATTCATTGAGGATGTGGATCTCTCTAAAGTTCTTACAGCGGCCCATGTCATGCGGCGTCCCGAGACGACCACACTCGACCGTGGTCCTCGCGTAGCACTTGAACTTATGCGTGAACTGGGAATTTCGAATCTGTTTGTTATTAATCGTTCCAAAGTATTACTAGGAGTAATAACCGCTGAAGATGCTTCAGCAGCAGCCAAGTCTGGTAAGTCGATATCAGATATTCTCATTACGGACGTACCACGAGTTGAACCGGATATGCTTCTTGGTGATATGTTTGAACTCACAAGTTCTGCCAAGGTTCCGGTGTCCGTTGTTGATAATCAGGGTAAGCTACTTGGTGTAATTGTTAGGGGAGCCCTACTTGGAGCACTAGCAGGTAACGTCAATCAATCCGAAGGAGGTGAGCCGAAATGA
- a CDS encoding cache domain-containing sensor histidine kinase produces MASFKQFPPRRRWRIAQILYISFFLMITLPLFLVTLYSVRSFNSILVKNTTSQALQTLEQVSYTFQSEAQMIMNTLSTMGNDDELITTASEVSRAKDSQEHLKMSKKLDIQVGSYFHYTGDVASVIFFFKDQKMYEYKRALGYDASFYLNQEWYKAVSASKNRVELMGIEQSAPSVPEDGMYITAAISPKYSPIFYDVDVIYLVFRASKFIQLLETENSDAGDIYVIGEKGDLIASTNNKALKEGIRGAEYSFLDSAKAGSHGSYVREVDGQQSYVVYTEGNLGWRFIQVVPYEGIMAQVTSVFHRTMLVFTIGLVVFLLMSYFFVRSMVKPIVALFRQMAQVKAGNLSANITPSGPLEIYVLGNAFNEMMSNMEGLLQEVKEKERQKRIAEITALQSQINPHFLLNTLNTIKLMATISKVSNIQRMTEALTKLLSSAFNQGGMYSTIGEEMVLLDYYVQIMKIRYGDLFDMECIIDPTLEQALIPKLMLQPIVENAIIHGMHEKESRGRIVVTGEVVDKETCLFTIHDDGVGMSPEALSELKEGRQSNRERFNGIGLRNVHDRISLNYGPAYGMHIESNQDEGTIVKLRIPLMYQTDAKTTELSV; encoded by the coding sequence ATGGCAAGTTTCAAACAATTTCCTCCAAGGCGAAGATGGAGAATCGCTCAAATATTGTACATATCGTTTTTTTTAATGATTACATTGCCATTATTTCTTGTAACTTTGTATTCTGTGAGATCCTTTAACTCCATATTAGTGAAGAATACGACATCGCAAGCGTTGCAGACACTGGAGCAGGTTTCCTACACATTTCAATCTGAAGCTCAGATGATTATGAATACGCTATCAACAATGGGCAATGATGACGAATTAATTACTACAGCGTCTGAGGTAAGCCGTGCTAAAGATTCACAGGAGCATTTAAAAATGAGTAAGAAGCTTGATATCCAGGTAGGAAGCTATTTTCATTATACCGGTGATGTGGCTAGCGTTATTTTTTTCTTTAAAGATCAGAAGATGTATGAATATAAGCGAGCGTTAGGCTATGATGCTTCATTTTATCTTAATCAGGAGTGGTATAAGGCGGTATCTGCCTCGAAGAACCGGGTAGAGCTGATGGGCATTGAACAAAGTGCGCCTTCAGTTCCAGAAGATGGAATGTACATTACGGCAGCAATATCCCCCAAATATAGTCCCATTTTTTATGATGTAGATGTGATCTATCTTGTATTTAGGGCCAGTAAATTCATTCAGTTGCTAGAGACGGAGAATTCGGATGCAGGTGATATTTATGTTATTGGAGAGAAGGGCGATTTAATTGCCTCCACGAATAATAAGGCGCTGAAGGAAGGGATACGAGGTGCAGAGTACTCTTTTCTTGATTCAGCTAAGGCAGGAAGCCATGGTAGTTATGTTCGTGAAGTAGATGGACAACAGTCGTATGTTGTGTATACAGAAGGTAATCTGGGGTGGAGATTTATACAAGTCGTTCCCTATGAGGGAATCATGGCCCAAGTTACCAGTGTATTTCATCGAACGATGTTGGTCTTTACAATAGGACTAGTTGTGTTCTTATTGATGTCGTATTTCTTTGTACGCAGTATGGTCAAGCCGATTGTCGCGTTGTTCCGGCAGATGGCGCAGGTGAAAGCAGGTAATCTCAGCGCGAATATTACACCATCCGGACCTCTTGAAATATACGTGCTTGGTAATGCATTTAATGAAATGATGTCCAATATGGAAGGGTTATTGCAGGAGGTAAAGGAGAAGGAACGTCAGAAGCGAATTGCCGAGATAACGGCATTACAGTCGCAGATCAATCCTCATTTTTTACTCAATACACTGAATACGATCAAACTGATGGCAACGATCTCCAAGGTAAGCAACATCCAGCGAATGACGGAGGCATTAACCAAACTGCTGTCTTCTGCCTTTAATCAAGGAGGAATGTATTCAACGATCGGCGAGGAAATGGTGTTATTAGATTACTATGTGCAGATCATGAAGATTCGTTACGGAGATTTATTCGATATGGAGTGTATCATTGACCCTACTTTGGAACAAGCGTTGATTCCTAAATTAATGCTGCAGCCGATTGTGGAAAATGCAATTATACATGGTATGCACGAGAAAGAGAGTCGCGGGAGAATCGTTGTTACCGGAGAAGTTGTAGATAAAGAAACATGCTTGTTTACGATTCATGATGATGGTGTCGGGATGTCCCCAGAGGCTCTTTCTGAGCTAAAAGAAGGTAGGCAAAGTAATCGTGAAAGATTTAATGGCATTGGACTGAGGAATGTACATGATCGTATTTCACTTAATTATGGCCCGGCTTACGGAATGCACATTGAAAGCAATCAGGATGAGGGAACAATAGTAAAGCTACGTATACCCTTGATGTATCAAACGGATGCGAAAACAACGGAGTTAAGTGTGTAA
- a CDS encoding GbsR/MarR family transcriptional regulator, translating to MGLDQLTPEQHSTLLKIRKRVIEAIGRNMDLYGVPISTGHLYGLLYFADKPMTLDEMGMEMSMSKTSMSTGVRTLLDLKMVNKVWEKGSRKDLYEVESDWYQSFTDFFSTKWRKAVENNILVLRRSIEEVNVHLESQSEGAIHEVLQEDQRKMKEAVQYYEWLDRLIDAMESGEIYKLVPKK from the coding sequence ATGGGCTTGGACCAGCTTACTCCGGAACAACATTCAACCTTATTAAAGATACGTAAGCGTGTTATAGAGGCAATAGGAAGAAACATGGATTTATATGGTGTTCCCATATCGACAGGTCATTTATATGGATTATTGTATTTTGCAGATAAGCCAATGACATTGGATGAGATGGGTATGGAAATGAGTATGAGTAAGACAAGCATGAGCACAGGAGTTAGAACCTTACTAGATCTGAAGATGGTCAATAAAGTCTGGGAAAAGGGCTCTCGTAAGGATTTGTACGAAGTTGAAAGTGACTGGTATCAGTCATTCACGGATTTCTTCTCCACTAAATGGAGGAAAGCTGTAGAGAATAATATTCTCGTGCTTCGCCGTTCCATCGAAGAGGTTAACGTGCATTTAGAATCACAGTCTGAGGGCGCTATTCATGAGGTTCTGCAGGAGGATCAGCGAAAGATGAAGGAGGCTGTCCAGTATTATGAATGGCTGGATAGACTGATCGATGCCATGGAAAGTGGCGAAATTTATAAATTAGTTCCTAAAAAATAA